AGAACATTTGATGGGGTAAGGCTGACTAAGCGCCTGCCTTTGGCTGTTTTGGGGTCCTGGTAGATAGACTGACCCCCCTTGGCCCGATATACACTCCGGTTTACATACAGGGTAGCCATGTCTAGGTCAATGTCCATCCATTTGAGGGCTAGAAGCTCGCCACGACGGAGGCCGGTAAAGAAGGCGGTATAGATGGCTTCGTAGTATTCAGTCTCCTTGCTGATTTCCAAAAGGCGATGAACCTCATTGGCGTCAGGGGCGCGTAGTTCTCTTCTCTCAGGTCTCGGTGGGGACACAGCCTGGCATGGATTACGGAAAATGAGATTACGGCGCATGGCATCATTGAGGGCCTTGGAAAGGCGTAAGTGTGCGTGCTGGACTACACTGGCAGAGACGCCTTCCCGCAGCAGTGTAGCCCATGCTTTGTCGATGTCTTCAGGGGTAAGTCTGGCTATTCTGATTTGACCTAGGACTGGGACAATATGGTGGCGCACTGTGGTCTCGTAATCAACATAAGTTTTGGGTCGAACCTTGTTCTTGGCGTTGTCCAGCCACCCCACAAGGTAGTCTTTTAGTAAGACGCGCGAGGAGACTAGAGGAAGGCCCTGGTCTTGTTTTCTTTCCAGTTCACGAAGTTTTTGTCTTGCCGCGTCCCTTGTTCTTCCGTAAACGGCGTACCTCTTTCCTTCGTGGCTCAGGCGTGCTACCCACAGACCGTCCTTCCTCAAGGTTATTGATCCCTCCTGGTTCCCTCTGCGTGTCGCCATTAGGCCCGACGAATCGCTGTAGAAACCGCTCAGAAGGGGAAAAGGCTTAGACACCCTGCAAGCATCAGACTTGGAAGCGAGCCCTATGGCAACGGGCTGAAGCGCAGGAGACGCGTGGAAAACTTGACTTCTCCTACCCACAGGTAGCTCCCATCAAAAGAGAAACTGAAGGGTGCAAAGAGCGTGTTTCGCCCGATCTCATACCTGTATCTGTGGAGGTTGGCCCCTAGGATGACGTCTGCTGGCTTGCCAGCCAGGGCGTCCTGGATGTTGCGCCAGATGTGCACTCGGTTAAAGCCTCCATCCACCAGAAAGAAGTGGCCGCCTGCTGTCCCTGCCGCTGGTACTCCATTAAAGGTGCCTACGCCGCCTATGGAGACCGGCTTGGCGGCAGCGCTGAGAGTGTCCACCTGATAGACAAGGGCCTTGTGTTTGAAGTTTTGAGCCACCGTAAGATAGGTGCCATCGCTGGATAGCTTCCCCGGCTCCTCAACGTCAAGGACAAAGGCGGGTTCGGAGTTCTGCGATGGGATCCCATTCCAAACGTAGACTTTGTTGTTACTGGCATCGGCCAGATAGAAGTACTTGTCGTCCATGGCAACGCCCACCAGCTTACCGAAGCGGACACTACCTATCATGCGGATGAAAGTAATGTCGGGGAGTTTGCCGGTGACAGGAAGCTCCTTCCATACGTAAACTACGTCTATTCCAGCAAGGGCCAGGTTCTCTTTCCACAGTGCAATGTCTGCGGGCCCAGTAGCCAAGGCATATACCAAGTCCGGGTGGGCACCGCTCTGGTCCGGCAAGTTCTTCCACACATAGAGCTTCCGGTCAAAATCGGAGCCTACGAAGAGGCTCTTGCCATTGGAGGCAACAAGCCCATTCTGAATGATGAAGTTGGTCTCCAGGGTGCTAGTGGCGAGGTCAGGGCTACCGATGACGAAGTCGGGAACCTGGTCCGGCCGAGTGGGGGTAGCGTTGTAGCCTACTACCATGTTGCCGTTGCCGCAGGACACGTAGAGTCTGCTACCAGCGACGGCGACTGCTTCGTAGTCTCCTGGGCTGAAGCACGACCACTTGGTCAGTGTAAGGTCAGGTGCAGCGGTAGCGTCCTTGGGGACCGTATTCCAGACGCGCAGCGTGCTGTCCATTGTAATAAGCTTCCCATCCGAGGTGAAAGTCCCCCGGAACCACTTGGTGTTGTATGTGAGATAGAAATCAAAAGGCTGGTCGTCGGCGGTGGGGAAGGTCTTCCAGACAAAGCTCCCGAAGGAGGGCTGCCCTTCGACTCTGGCGTTATGGTCGCCGACGATGAGGGACTTACCATCACTAGTGATGTGTCTGGGTGTGCCTATCTTGCCGCCGCCCTTCAGCAAGAGGTCAGCGGGTTGATCGCTCTTTGTAGGAAAGGTGTTCCAGATGAGGATGCCACCATGCTGGGTGCTGGATACCACTAACTTCTCCCCGTTAGTCCAGACTCCCCATGGCCAGAAAAAGCGGCTCTTGGACACCTCACCTCCTCCTTCAAGATTAGCAATACCCCCTATGGCCAGGTCGGCGGGGATTCCGCTCCTGGTCGGAATGGTGTTCCAGATGAGGATGCGATAGTTGTTGGTATCGGCCACCACCAAGCGATTGCCGCCCATGGAGATACTCACTGGCCAGTTCATCTGGTCCAGTCCTGTACCAGGGTTGTTGTTGATGAAGTCCTGCTGTCCCAGCACCAGATCCGGTGGCACGTTGTCCGTGGGGAGGCTGTTCCATACGAGCACTCGGTTGTTGAAGATGTCAGCTACGAAAAGGTGTGTGCCGTCCGTGGCAATACCACCAGGGTGGTTGAAGACCAGCGGCCCGCCCGCGTTGTTAAAGTCAAACCCTGACAGAAGGATATCAGCGTTCTGGCCAGTCTTGAAGAAGCCGGAGGTATTGCCTGGAGCGACGCGATAAGTGGAGTCAACCTGCTTCACCGACACCTCGTCTCGGTAGCTAAGCAGAGTGGTGATACTAGCTCCCAGCCGCAGCAGGCACACTGCGGCCATATCGTTGTCTCTGCCGCCGATAGGCTCCCGCCCTGAGCGAAGGGCATCAAACTTTGACTGGCCAAGGAGGCCCGCAGCACAATCGTCGAACCCTGTCGGCACCCGAATGCTCCCTCTCCCCGCGAGGATCTCCCTGGTTACGTTTGCCTGGTAACGCTCCCGCGCCTGTTCTATCTCGGATGCTGAGGGGAGCACAACCCGCGTTGGTGTAGGCGTTGGGGAGGGGGTCGGCGTGGGCACTCGTGTAGGGGTGACGGTGGCCACAGTTGGTGTGGACGTTGGAGCCGGCAGCGGCGTCCGTGTAGGTGTAGGCACGGGCGTTGGCGTCGCAGCAACCGTGGACTGGGACGTGGGCGTCGCGGCCTGCGGCATCGGCGTCGGCGCGGGCGGCGCCTGCTTCCCGCCGCACGCCGC
This SAR202 cluster bacterium DNA region includes the following protein-coding sequences:
- a CDS encoding site-specific integrase; the encoded protein is MATRRGNQEGSITLRKDGLWVARLSHEGKRYAVYGRTRDAARQKLRELERKQDQGLPLVSSRVLLKDYLVGWLDNAKNKVRPKTYVDYETTVRHHIVPVLGQIRIARLTPEDIDKAWATLLREGVSASVVQHAHLRLSKALNDAMRRNLIFRNPCQAVSPPRPERRELRAPDANEVHRLLEISKETEYYEAIYTAFFTGLRRGELLALKWMDIDLDMATLYVNRSVYRAKGGQSIYQDPKTAKGRRLVSLTPSNVLILRSLLERQKADGLLQGHAVNEASLVFSYRDGRPILPRGISGAFTKAMRRAGLKGYRLHDARHAHASLMLKQGVHPKIVQERLGHSRIEVTLDVYSHLAPGLQEAAALRFEEGLNGARKSMTEELIQPQLVQKLVQ